TGTGTTTCTTTATCTTAAAACTGGTCTGACATTTgctgaaagttaaaaaaaaattgaacaataAGCAGGAAtcaaaaacatcaaaattaaccatatatGATAAAGCATGTACCATCTAACCAAAGTTAATGTAACTTTCTTTAAAATAGTTATATaatttacaataaaatataaaatattatgtaaaatattgaTTCACTAATTAAAAGCAGGATTACAGAGGAATAATTACAAACAACGTGATTATTATAAGTTGTACATATAAAATTTCATGAAAAAGCAGGAATACATATAGGAGAATATTTCTCATCATGAATCTATTGTCATAGCCGAGATGATGACTATTTCTTCCATAGTCCAGTGTTTGCCACATATTACTGAACTCACTCAAATTTACAGCAAATGTTTATTTCTgtcatataaattatatagtaCCAGTTTAAATTTTTGGCATCCTTTATTTCACTTACAATAATGTTCTTCAGATAATTAGGATATACATTTAATAACAGCtcagactttaaaattttatatattaatgaaagcatcacaaaagaataaaattatattcttaatAACAATATATACAGAGCATATTTCTTAAAGTCACAACTTATAATTACTAATATTAATCTTCAGTCAATAAGTGTATCAAAAATAATGGTGAGACAACTTAGTTTGTAGTTAACATCTTTGCTCTGGCTGCTATTGTATTTTACTGCATAGTTAATTTTTAATGACTCTTTATTTTAATGTTCTTCATGTTACAAGTCAAGAATTTAAAGTTCTCAAGAAACTTGATGCCATTATTTTTGAGCCAATATTATAATACAACCAATTCTGTAGTAGTAATACTTTCATTTTATTATCTGAAGTTTGCTGCTGAGAACTTTCTGTTTTTACTTGCTTTTGTAGTGCTAACTCTTCTCCAATATTCTCTTTATATAGAATATGTCTAAAACTCCTAACTTTCCTTTAAGAGTCAGCCATactttaatttaatgttggctatggtaaaatataaatgaatcaaACAATCTTTCTGTCCATTGGAAGTTAATAATCTGTACTAATGCATCCCTTTCCTCCACAGGTCTCTTTCATTCACTCCTACCTACATCTCTTGTCATAAGCTCCAAAATGAAAGGTCTAGCTCTAGAATACTGTGAGAGGTCCGGGGAAGCCTACATCATAACTTTGGTGTTGTCTAGAATATCTAGTTGACATTTACACCTTTGTTCTCTTTCCTCGATGATAGAATGCTTCTGTGGCCTCTGTTGAACTGTAATAGGCTTTTTCTTCCTGTATTCACTGACTTATTTGTAGCCTTCATCCATAGTCCTCAAGTTTTGAAGCCTGCTTTCTCCCCTTTGAAGACAATGGCATCTATATCAGGAATACTGCATGAATACTCACCAGTTAAAAACCTTCAGAGCTTGTCAAGTTCAGAAGTAGAAAGTGGCCTTGGTTTGTGAGTTTCTCACAGTGGGATGAGGGACTCTGAGGTGTCTTACACTTGAGACGAAGAGAAGCAATGCAGGCCTCTTTCACCCTTTCTCACACTAGTCACGTTACATGGGCCTTGGCACCACATTGCCTCTCTGCCAAGGTTGATATGGTGTGTCAGGGGCTTTTCTTTAGATAGTCAAGAAGAAAATGGGATATTGCCATTTTGTATCATTGATGCACATGAGGTGTCTATCTTCTCATAGCCCAACAGTGTGAACAATGACAATAAATGTCCAGCCAAGCCTGAGAAACTGAACATATGGTCTCCATTTATTCTGTGCCTgcatctcttttcctcttttcatgACAGAAAGATTCTGctgtgttccttttctttctgtcttcaacAGTTTTCTACCTCATTATTGAAGTTTTAGCTTTTATTGTAGAAACTAAAGACAGCTGGACtctagagaaaggaaaggaaatctaATTACATTCAAAGATCAAAATATACTTACAGGTAACAAGTACATGATTGTGTATCAGctttatacataatacatataaatatgcagaACATCTGATCCCAATCAGTAGTTTATCATTTTGGTGCTTTCATAATCATGACAATTCTTATTTATAAAGTAAAGCTAAgcaatattcatatttattttagttttgaggttactatataattatataatttttcctttccctccttcaaACCCTTCCATATAATCGTCCTTACTGGCTGTCAAATTGATGCTTCTCTTTTCAATAAttgttacatgcatgtatatgtctgtgcatatatatatttctgaaatGTTACTGTTTGTACATTTTTAGCAATAAACACTTGATATTGGATAAGCAATTAGTGTTCTCTTCCCTGGtgaaaatgattttcccttctgTCAGCATTCCTTAACTGTCTTTACTTCTTCATGAGGATAAGACCTCATGAGTTTTCCCTCAGCCACCTTGGCACGTTGATTGCTGTTGTTTATGTTAAACTCATGTTTGGACAATTGCTTGGTCTGACTGAATGGGTGTGTTTTCTGACATTACTAAGAGATAATGTCTCATGGTAAAATCCCTTATCCTCTCACTCTGACAAGCTTTCTGCTCCATCCTCTGCAATGTTCACCAACCTTTAGATGAAGGAGCTGATTTGCAGATGTATTTATTGGGACTGAGCTCCACAAATCCACCTTATAATTGGTTAtagttttctgtaatgatctctgtTTGTCTCTAAGACAAATTTATTTGATGAATGGCAAAACTCACACCTATTTGTAGATATAAGGAAACATTCAGTGGTTATACTGGTTTAATGAGGTGGTGGTTGGAGGTTCTTCTCCAAGATTCACAACATGACTAGTACTTCTAAGTCATTTATAACATATGTAAAATGTCCATCAAATGTATagcttttaaaagaaatgctgAGTCAAACATGAGCCAGAATAATTGAAAGCTAAATGCATTTACTACTGTATTATAATAAGTGATTGTTAACACAGAATGTTCACCATGTCACAGTCACTAATATTAGTGTTTAATATGTATGtttgcaattaaaaataaatagaaagataaaatagcttcctatttttttataataaacCTTTCtataataaaaaacttaaaataggttttaaaatgGAAACAGAGGTTTGATTCTTATTAATATAATGCTTAATCATAAGCCCACGTTATATCATAGAAACTATATGTCCTGTAAGTGACATGTTATTTcactaaataaaattattcaaagtCACAGGATTCTTGATTCATCACtttaaaacatcatttatttattttatgtttacgagtacactattgctgtctttagaaacaccagaagagggcatctgatcccattatagacagttgtgagtcactgtgtggttgTTGTGAATTGtaacctgtggaagagcagccagtgctctttttttgttgttgttgttcaattttttattgatatatttttatttacatttcaaatgatttccccttttctgggtccccactccccgcaagtcccataagccctcttccctccccctgttcctccatctaccccttcccgcttccctgttctggaattcccctatactctcgcactgagtctttccagaaccaggggccactcctccattctttttgaatataatttaatatgtggattatgtcttgagtattcaaagtttctaggctaatatccacttatcagtgagtgcataccatgattgatcttttgagactgggttacctcacttagtatgatgttctccagctccatccatttgtctaagaatttcatgaattcattgtttctaatggctgaatagtactccattgtgtaaatataccacattttttgtatccaactgagccaactctccagcctctctgtttattacttttacttgttgtaattttattttctgtataattttgACATAGTTGCCAGTAACAAGCTCACTCTGTTTCACCCTTTAAAAACTGTTGccttttcaaatcatttccctgTTTCCTTTTGATACAGATGATGCACATCATAACTTTAACTTTCATGACATATATGTTATAGATTCGTAACCAATGAAGTGATCCAGAATCACTACAGTCTATAAAACTCCATCATTTAGACTCAGAATCCAGTTTTTATCTCTTATGATGATTTATCaggatttattttcttcatcttgaaaaagagaagtaaaaaacaacaacaaatgcaaAAGACTAAAGtagacatacatatgcatacatacatgtgcatatactcacacacatagacacatgtattcgcatcctcacacacacaaacatatgctctctctctctctctctctcacacacacacacacacacacacacacacacagagagagagagagagagagagagagagagagagagagagagagagagactgctgcATTCTCTTTGTGCTGGTTCTGAGTAAACCATCCAGTCATTGGCTATCAAACCCCTTCCTGCACCTGGAATCAGAGCCACTCCTTTTGTTTTGTCTCTTAAGTTGCCAATTCAACTGTTCTGAAGGTCAATAGTTTTTAAGAATGTCTGTTGCTGAAGCCTGTTTTAGTAAACAGAAccattcatatttttcctttttttaaaatcagctatattctttatttacatttcaaatgattttccctttcctgatttccccctccctgaaagtcccataagccctctcccctcccccctgttccccaatcaacccactcccacttccctgttctggtattcccctacactgctgcactgagactatccaggaccaggggcctctccttccttcttcttgggcatcatttgatatgtgagttgtgtcttagatattccaagattctgggctaatatccacttatcagtgaatgcatgcagaacaatgcttgtgttcttttgttattgggttagctcacttaggatatttcccagttccatccatttgcctaagaatttcatgaattcattgtttttttgtttgtttgtttgtttttaattaattattttttattcgatatattctttatttatatttcaaatgatttcccctttccaggatcccacCTTCCTGAAAGTTCCAtgagccctctttcctccacctgttccccaatccaccctttcctgcttccttgtcctggtattcccctacactgctgcactgagcctttctaggagcaggggcctctcctttcttcttcttgggcatcattgatATGTGAAtggtttcttgggtattccaagcttctgggctaatatcggcttatcagtgagtgcataccgtgtgtgttcttttgtgaatgggttacctcactcactaTGACATTATCCAGTtccccacattttctgtatccattccttcactgagggacatctgggttctttctagtctggctattataaacagggctgctatgaacatagtggatcatgtgtccttatcacatgctggggaatcctctgggtatatagccaagttgtggtatagcagggtcctccaatatttgtggtatagcagggtcctccaatagcatcattcccagttttctcaggaactgccagactgatttccagagtggatctaccagcatgcaatcccaccagcagtggagtagtgttcctctttcaccacatcctcaccagtacctgctatctcctgagtttttgatcttagccattctgactggtatgaggtgaaatctcagggttgttttgatttgcatttccctgatgaccaaggatgttgaacatttctttaggtgcttctccaccattcaatattcctcaggtgagaattttttgtttagctctgtacctcatttttaatagggttatttgtttctctggagtctaacttcttgagttctttgtatatattggatattagccctctgtcagatgtagggttggtaaggatcttttccctatttcttggttgccattttgtcctatggtcagtgtcttttgtcttacagaaactttgcaattttatgatgtcctatttgttaattcttgatcttagagcataagctattggtagtctgttcaggaaattttcccctgtgcccatgtcctcaaggctcttccccagtttcttttctattagtttcagtgtgtctggttttatgttgaggttcttgatccacttggacttgattttagtaccaggagataagaatggattgatatGTATTCTTTGAACACTGCcttccagttgaacaagcaccatttgttgaaaaggctatcttttttccactggatggttttagatcttttgtcaaagatcaagtgaccataggtgtgtgggttcatttctgggtcctcagttttattccattgatcttcctgcctgtcactggaccaataccatgcaatttttgacactattgctctgtagtacttcttgaggtccaggatactgattcccccagaagttcttttactgttgagaatagttttagctatcctgggttttttgttattccagatgaatttgagaattgttctctccaactctatgaagaattgagttggtcatttaattagatgctgaaaaagcatttgagaaaattcagcatccattcatgttagaagtcttagaaagaacaggaattcaaggcccatacctaaacatagtaaaagcaatatacagcaaaccagtagccaacattaaactaaatggagacaaacttaaagcaatcccactgaaaccagggactagacaaggctgccttctctctccatatttattcaatataatacgtgaagttctagctaaaaAAATTAGAccacaaaaagaggtcaaagggatagaaatttgaaaacaagaaattaaattatcacaatttgcagatgacatgatagtatacttaagtaacccaaaaaactccaccagataactcctacagctaataaacatcttcagcaaagtagtcagatataaaattaactctagcaaatcagtagcctttctatactcaaaggataaataggctgagaaataaattacagAAGTgtcacccttcataatagtcacaaacaagataaggtatcttggtgtgactaaccaaacaagtgaaagatctgtatgacaagaacttcaagtctctgaagaaagaaattgaagaagacctcagaatatgaaAAATtcttcatgctcatggattagcaggattaatatagtaaaaatggaatcttgccaaaagcaatctacagattcaatgcaatccccatcaaaaatgttcatttttaaacCAGATTGGTTTTATCTTTACTTATGGggatatgtctttgtgtgtgcttATCCCAGTGTATATGGGTACTGGTGGAGGGTGCTGGACCTTTTGGACTTACAGACAGCCTTAAACCatttaacatgggtgctgggaaccaagttcAAGTACTCAACAAGAGTAGAATGTGCTCTTCATCTTTggatcatctctctagcctcttttACCTGAAACTACACTAACATGGATATTcaaaaaatactgaaaacaaaCTTAGGGAAACATTTAGACCAAAATGATCAGTAGTCATGTAAAACTGAAACAATAATTGTAAGTTTAATTTCTCTTCTTCATTGtgaacatttaaaacaaaatttaaatcttATCTATCAAATTTGTTAACAGAAAATTTGTAACAGAATTTAAGCATTTCTGTTAATATATTATTTCAAAGTTCCTCACTAATAGGTAAGTTAAGATGCCTAACACATGGCATGACGCCATGTactatattataaaaaaaaaaatagcaagtaGGCATTATTATTTTGCTGAAGTCTCATAATAGAATGTCATGTCAAATATGTTATTTTTGCTTGATTTGATAATTTACTTGGTAGCATTGATGGCAATTAGCTAAGAAATTAATTTTAGTGATATGAAATTTAtgctaatattaaaataattttgtcttaaaaatttgtttttactAAAGTCAAATATAAACCCATACAGATTCGTTGATCAGGATTAATGGCTCTGTAAGGAAATACATATTACAATTGGCTGGGCTAAACTAATTCAACTATTCTCTATGTATGTACTTTGCATTTTTGTACAATAGAGAAATTGAGAGACGGTAACTAAAACACACACAATTACAAATTTTGAACAATTacataaaggaaaatatattaaatagagATGTAAATagatatgataaaatattttgactTCATGAGTTCTGTGTAACATTATTATTCATTACTTGATTATAATAtgtagtaaataataataataatactgacGTGAACCAAAGACCCATTAAGAATTTTACATTGTCTCTTTTACTACAAATTGTATTTTTTATCATGTTACCAAAATATTTCCACAATAatttcagtgctcttaacttttaTAGATTTATGGAAAAACTGAAAACCTAAGCTATTTTATGTAAACATGGTTTGTATTATGTCAACAAATTACCTTGTTCAATGAAAAAAACTGAACAAATCTCTCCTGAATTTGCTTTGTCTTAACTCCATAAATGATGGGGTTGATGGAGGGTGGTAGAACCACATAGAGGTTAGCAAGGAGGATGTGAACATGCAATGGTATGCTGTCACCTCCAAAACGGTGagcaagggaagaaaagaaaactggtgtATAAAACAACAGGATGACACAGATGTGGGAGCCACATGTACCTAGAGCCTTGACTCTGGCATCTTGGGAAGGTATTCGATACACAGCACAAAGTATGAGAGCATATGAGAAAATGATAAGTACTACGTCTAGACATATGGAAAATAGAGCTACAACTAATCCATAGTAAATATTGACTTTGATGCTGCCACAGGCCAACCTGGCAATACCCATGTGTTCACAGTATGAGTGATAAATGATGTTCCTCCCACAATAGGTGAGCCTATAAACAAGAAAGATCAGGGGGAAGCAGATGAAGAAACTTCTAGTCACAGATGCAATGCCCATCTTGATGATGACAGATGGGGTTAAAATGTTTGTGTATCTTAGTGGATAGCAGATAGCAACATAACGGTCAAATGCCATGGAGAGTAATATACCAGACTCTGTCACAAAGATGAAGTGGAGGAAAAACATTTGAGACACACAGTTAGCAAAAGAAATGCCTCCAGCCTGGAACCAGAAGATTGCTAATACCTTTGGAATGGTCACTGTGGACAAGAAGATATCGGCCAGGGCCAACATAGATAGGAAAAAGTACATGGGCTCATGAAGACTATGCTCAGTGGAGATCAGCAATATTAGGAATGTATTCCCAGCAACAGCTAGTATGTACATAGTAAAGATGGGGATGGAGAGCCAAATGTGTGCATCTTCTAGTCCTGGGATCCCAATCATGGTATACCAGATGTCTCTGAGATTGGTGTGATTTAAAGATGTTAATGATGTCATCTTTTACTCTCTTTTCTGATACTAGAAATATTGATGGAAAAAATCATGAATCATGGTTATCTTTGGCTTCATTTCTTGAGAAAGTAATTCAGAAATGACTTGAGAAAGatttatcaaaaaagaaaaataataaactagGCAATGTTTCAATCAATCATAATACATAGATAACAAAAAGGAACATTTTatgaatggaaaaataaaccTTAATTTTATGACACTTGTAATAATGGCAATGGTGAAGTCTGTAATAATTGTACAAAACATATTTGTTTGACATGGAGTCTAGAAACTGTTCTCAAAACTACTATGCTAGCATCAAAATGAAGTCTAATTGATGATTTCTAATATTTCTCATATTTCTCTTTTCTGGAATTTTTGAGATGGATActattttttgagtcaggataCTATTGTGGTCTTTTGGAAGATGAGCTTGAGACTGCTGTCTTACACCACTTGGCCATCCTGACTTCCAAGGTTATAATCATTTTGATAGGAATATTATTGAGTCAATGACAACAAAACTCACATACTTTAATGTGCAACACATCATTGAGGAGTTtgctcctttttattcttttattagtttctatgaaataaaattaaaccaaGGCTATAGGTAGTCCTCACTGTGTAATGCCACATTAGCTTAGCATTTTGATTTCACAACTATGCTCTTATATTTCATGATTGTAATCTGTATGTATTTCTGCTAAACAGCCATTATCCCTGTTCTAACTCAGCACAACTTGTCTTTCTTATTTGCTAATATCATATGTATACCATATATCCCACATTCcatgtttttcaaattttatgcATTCTACTGTGTGTTCTTATTTTAATATTGACATGTTAATTTTACTTGATGACACATTTCCTTGATACTAGTATTATTATCTCTCTCATTAATCAATGTCATCATATTGTTGTATAAgagttgaaataaaaattatatcaagttACCAtgagaaaaattcaaaaaaaaaataatgaaagacaaGTCATTTTGAGTTGGTGTTAGTAACATAAAATTGCAAACAGTAGAAGGTTACCAGGTAGGTAACTGTAAAAAGAATCATCACTCAAGTATAGCAAAACATGGGGGAAATAAATTAATatcaggaatttttttcttttagtttaggTCAGAGGAATGAGGTATTCATGAGTTGAAGGACCAATACAATTAGACAGCTATAGAATTAAAATTCTGTCATTGTAAAAGAAATTCAATGAAAGTAGTTTTTGTACTTCTAttgagacaaaacaaaattcagaaaATTACAATGGACCATATGGAAGATTTCAAAAATCTTTATATTTGATCCACATGTTAatacaacaaaagcaaacactaacttcaaaatgtttttttaaaataatatagctTCTGAAAAAGATAATAGTGATTTTAAAAGTGTTGTGCAGCACAAGCACATGTCAGTGAATCTTTATGTGTTACAAAAGTTCTAGACAACATGATACGGAAGATGTCTTTTTCTGAGGCAATTTCAAAGCCCAAAATTGTCTCGAATTAATCGTCCTTTCTTGGCTTTCCAAATACTGAGATGATAGGAGT
This portion of the Apodemus sylvaticus chromosome 1, mApoSyl1.1, whole genome shotgun sequence genome encodes:
- the LOC127680871 gene encoding olfactory receptor 52Z1P-like, with amino-acid sequence MTSLTSLNHTNLRDIWYTMIGIPGLEDAHIWLSIPIFTMYILAVAGNTFLILLISTEHSLHEPMYFFLSMLALADIFLSTVTIPKVLAIFWFQAGGISFANCVSQMFFLHFIFVTESGILLSMAFDRYVAICYPLRYTNILTPSVIIKMGIASVTRSFFICFPLIFLVYRLTYCGRNIIYHSYCEHMGIARLACGSIKVNIYYGLVVALFSICLDVVLIIFSYALILCAVYRIPSQDARVKALGTCGSHICVILLFYTPVFFSSLAHRFGGDSIPLHVHILLANLYVVLPPSINPIIYGVKTKQIQERFVQFFSLNKVIC